In Aegilops tauschii subsp. strangulata cultivar AL8/78 chromosome 3, Aet v6.0, whole genome shotgun sequence, one genomic interval encodes:
- the LOC141020767 gene encoding uncharacterized protein, translating to MSQEAWTILERSFAEQSQARVSALRRQLGECEKLDSTATEFYNKVKGLADTLASIGQPLTDSEFNSFIVNGLDEEYDALVEIINERGNSTPMMAHEVFSRLLLTEQRVESRRSKSSHGSLSANAATKGGRHPSSSKSPAGLPLPPASAPLRPQLYRGLVKSFLGLGNDGKDTRNFARQVAMADRPASTKQQGQQGHTQSYSIDPHWYMDSGATEHLTSEMGKLHTREPYHGSGKIHTANGAVSKTC from the exons ATGTCTCAAGAGGCATGGACCATCCTCGAGCGCTCGTTTGCGGAGCAGTCGCAGGCCCGTGTCTCTGCGCTCCGTCGTCAACTTGGGGAGTGTGAAAAGCTTGACTCCACGGCCACTGAGTTCTACAACAAGGTCAAGGGCCTTGCCGACACGTTGGCCTCCATCGGACAACCGCTCACCGACTCCGAGTTCAACTCCTTCATTGTCAATGGCCTTGACGAGGAGTATGATGCCTTGGTCGAGATCATTAACGAGCGGGGCAACTCGACCCCCATGATGGCGCATGAGGTCTTCTCCCGCCTTCTCCTCACTGAGCAGCGGGTCGAGTCGCGCCGCTCCAAGAGCAGTCACGGGTCCCTCTCGGCCAACGCCGCCACCAAGGGTGGCCGCCACCCCTCGTCGTCCAAATCTCCCGCGGGGCTGCCACTGCCGCCCGCCTCGGCCCCCCTTCGTCCGCAACTTTACCGGGGGCTGGTG aagagcttccttGGTCTCGGCAATGATGGCAAGGACACGCGCAACTTCGCGCGTCAGGTTGCCATGGCCGACCGCCCGGCGTCAACAAAGCAGCAAGGGCAACAAGGGCACACTCAATCCTACTCTATTGACCCGCACTGGTATATGGACTCTGGTGCAACGGAGCATCTGACGAGTGAGATGGGGAAGCTCCATACTCGCGAACCCTATCATGGCTCCGGCAAGATCCACACCGCCAATGGAGCAG TTTCAAAAACATGTTGA